Proteins found in one Haloferax litoreum genomic segment:
- a CDS encoding AzlD domain-containing protein, with the protein MPTSYDATTVWGVIVVAGVLTFAIRGSFVYLFGRIDEIPPQVQSALEYVPAAVFAALVFPAILVPEGAVSLSLGNERLVAGVLAAIAAWYTERVFVTIVVGMGTLWVLRFVV; encoded by the coding sequence ATGCCGACGAGTTACGATGCGACGACTGTCTGGGGCGTCATCGTCGTCGCTGGCGTGCTCACGTTCGCCATCAGAGGGTCGTTCGTCTACCTCTTCGGCCGCATCGACGAGATTCCACCGCAGGTCCAGTCTGCGCTCGAATACGTCCCCGCGGCCGTCTTCGCCGCACTCGTCTTTCCAGCGATTCTCGTCCCCGAGGGGGCTGTCTCACTCTCGCTCGGAAACGAACGACTCGTCGCGGGGGTGCTCGCGGCCATCGCGGCGTGGTACACAGAGCGCGTCTTCGTCACCATCGTGGTGGGGATGGGGACGCTCTGGGTGCTCCGATTCGTCGTCTGA